GACCGGTACTTGGCCGGGTCGGACATGGAGTGGCCGCGGTAGCGGTAGGTCATCATCTCGAGGATGATCGGGCCCTTGCCGGCACGGGCGAAGGCCACGGCCTCATCGGCCGCCTCGTGCACGGCGACCACGTCCATGCCGTCGACCTGCTTGCCCGGGATGCCGTAGGCGGCACCGCGCTTGAAGAGCTCGGTCGAAGCGGAGGCGCGCTGCACCGAGGTGCCCATGCCGTACTTGTTGTTCTCGATGACGTAGATCACGGGCAGCTTCCACAGCGCCGCCATGTTGAAGCTCTCGTAGACCTGGCCCTGATTGATGGCGCCGTCGCCGCAATAAGTGACCGAAACGCGGTCGCTGCCGCGATAGCGGTTGGCAAACGCGATGCCGGTGCCGAGCGGCATCTGGGCGCCGACGATGCCGTGGCCGCCGTAGAAATGCTCGGTCTTGGAGAACATGTGCATCGAGCCGCCCTTGCCGCGCGAATAACCGCCGCTGCGGCCCGTGAGCTCGGCCATGACGCCCTTCGGGTCCATGCCGCAGGCCAGCATGTGGCCATGGTCGCGATAGCTCGTGATGATGCCGTCGCCGAGCCCGA
The genomic region above belongs to Aliidongia dinghuensis and contains:
- the pdhA gene encoding pyruvate dehydrogenase (acetyl-transferring) E1 component subunit alpha, translated to MALKRRTKPAAGEAKTPSVEQLLKYYREMLLIRRFEEKAGQMYGMGLIGGFCHLYIGQEAVVVGMQNALGLGDGIITSYRDHGHMLACGMDPKGVMAELTGRSGGYSRGKGGSMHMFSKTEHFYGGHGIVGAQMPLGTGIAFANRYRGSDRVSVTYCGDGAINQGQVYESFNMAALWKLPVIYVIENNKYGMGTSVQRASASTELFKRGAAYGIPGKQVDGMDVVAVHEAADEAVAFARAGKGPIILEMMTYRYRGHSMSDPAKYRSKEEVAKMRTEHDPIDLVRKQLIDGGLTNEDALKAIDKEVKDLVTAAAEFAQESPEPDPAQLWTDVLVEA